TAAATCGGGGAGACGTTCCACCACTTATATGCGCCGCCGGTAGCAGAGGGAGGATCATGATCCGTTTCATCCATTTAGGATAAAGTAAATAGAAAAAGAGCGGATCAAACGGTTTAGGCGTTTATCCTGAAAAGAAAATGTCCATAATTGTGCTAGACGAGCCCAGATCCACCAGCATAAGAGGCATGTATGGAAAGGGGGGAAAGAAGTGAACAAAAGCGAATTGGTCGCACGCGTAGCCGAGATGACGGGATTTACGAAAAAGGATTCCTCAAAGGCTGTAGATGCGGTTTTAGATGCGATCACCGATGCGCTAAAAACCGGAGAGAAGGTCCAACTGATCGGTTTCGGGAATTTTGAGATTCGGGAGCGCTCCGCCAGGAAAGGGCGGAACCCCCAGACCGGCGAGGAAATCATGATCTCAGCTTCTAAAGTTCCTGCCTTTAGACCGGGAAAGGGTTTGAAAGAACAGATTTATCGCAGGACAGTGAGATAAGATATTTGCTCCATCCGGAAGATGAATGGGAAAGACAATTTTGAGGAAGGCGCCTGAAGAGGAAGTCGGCAGCCTTCCTTTTCTGTTGCCGATGCCGTGGTTTGTATGGAATGATGAGGGGCGGTATACTTTAAGGGGAGCCCATATCCCTTTCCAAAACATAAAATGGGCGAGAAAAAAAGGGATACGACGGGGACCGAAAGCATTGGGCACGAACATGAGAAAAAAGAGAGGAGAAGTAGACTATGGAGAGACTCCGTTCCATTCTCACCCGCATCGATGGGAGAGGGTACAAAGCCTATAAAGAGATGGAAGGAAGATATGAGGGAAAGGGATATACCCTCTTGATTGACCACGTACAGGGGGATCCTTTCGCCGCTCCTTCCCGCATCCGACTCCTTCTCCCTCGGGAGCGGGCCAGGCTATCCAAGGAGATGGATCAAACCCCCTGGAGGAAAGTTGCCCTCGCCGATTTTCTCAACCGCTCCGTTCTCATGGCTATACGCCAAGTGGGAAAGAGGAGGGGATCGGGTCGCAGCGGTCTGATCCGGATCGATACTCCCGGACAGGAGATGCTCATGCGGACGGCGGTTCGGCTCACGGAGGAGCAGGTTGAATTCCGGCTCTCCGTGGGTCTTCCGGCCCGGGGAAGGACGGTGCTGGGGAGGGAAGCGATCGAGATGTTCCTGGAGGATCTGCCGGAGATTCTTCAAAAAGGCGTATTGGAGAGAGATGAGGCGGCCCTTCGCCGCCAACTGGAATTGTCGGATCAGCAAGAAGCCATTTATCGCTATCTCGAAGCCCATAAGCTCGTTGCCTTCGTCGGAGACGGAGCCGTTCTTCCCCGGGAGAGCGGGATTAGCGACAGACCGATGCAAGGGAAAGGAGTGATCCCTTTTTACTCCCCTCCCTCTCTAGCGGTGGAAATTCCGATCCCCCATCGGGAGAAACCGATTCGTGGCATGGGAATTCCCCAGGGAGTCACCTTAATCGTAGGGGGAGGGTATCACGGGAAAAGCACCCTTCTTAAGGCGATTGAGCGTGGCGTTTATCCCCACATCCCCGGAGATGGGCGGGAGTACGTCCTCACAGACACTACCGCCGTAAAGATTAGGGCGGAAGATGGGCGTAAGATCACCGGAGTCAATCTGACTCCCTTTATCCACCAACTTCCATATGGGAAGGAGACCACCTTCTTTACCACGGAAGATGCTTCGGGGAGCACGTCCCAAGCAGCCAATATCCTGGAGATGCTGGAGGTAGGGGCACGTCTCCTCCTCATCGATGAAGATACAAGTGCCACCAATTTCATGATCCGGGATGCCCGGATGCAGGCTCTGGTAGAGAAAGAGAAGGAACCGATCACTCCCTTCATTGACCGAGTTCGAGAGCTTTACGAGGAACAAGGGGTCTCTACCCTTCTCGTCGTAGGCGGAACCGGTGATTATCTCGATGTGGCTGATACGGTCATCTTGATGGACGAGTACAAAGCGTATGATGTGACACAGAAGGCAAAAGAGGTGGCGGGACGGTTAAAGAGTACTCGTAAACCGGAGACAACCTCCCCTCTCCATCTCACTCCCCGCATCCCTCTCCCAGAAAGTTTCTCTGCTTTAAGGAAAGGGAGGGAGAAGGCGGAGGCAAAGGGCATTTTTACAATTCTCCTGGGAGAGGAGAGGATTGACCTCTCTTACTGTGAGCAGTTGGTGGATGAAAGCCAGACCCGAGCCATCGCCAACCTTCTTAGGCTGCTGGGGGAAGAGAGGGAGGTGGGCAGGTGGGAGATGAACCGGCTCCTCGTAGAGGTGGAAAAAAGGCTTCAGGAGAAGGGTTTAGAAGTTCTCTCTCCCTATCCGCCGGGAAAACATCCCGGCGATATGGCCCTTCCCCGTCGTTTCGAGATCGCGATGGCGGTCAACCGACTCCGCTCTCTTCGCATAAAAAATCCTTAATGAGCGATTGACAACATTTGCTACTCCTTTTACAATAATTGATGAAATAGGATATATTTCGAACCGATTCGACTTTTTTTGTTTATTCCTCAATCGTAATCCGGGTCAGTAGGCTTTTACAGAAGAAACGGGGGAGGGGAGAGGGATCATGGGTTCATCTGAGGTTGAGGAGAAACTTCCTGCTCTCATTCTGGACCATTTGGAAGAAGGGGTTCTTCTCACCAATCCCAAAGCAGAAATCATCTATGTAAACACGCATTTTACTCGCGTGACGGGATATGGGAAGGAAGAAGTAACGGGCAAAAACCCGAACATCTTAAGCTCCGGGATTCATGGAGAAGATTTTTATCGCCAGATGTGGCAAAAGATTCTCACCCTTGGAAGATGGGAAGGGGAGATTTGGAATCGAAGGAAAAATGGCGAGCTTTATCTGGAAGGAGCCATGATTCAATCGATCCAGGATATGGAGGGAAATCCCCGCTATTTTATGGCTGTCTTTCGGGACATCACCGAAAAGAAACGACTGGAAGAGAAGATTCACCAATTGGCCCATTACGACCCGGTCACTCATCTACCCAATGAATCTTTTTTAACGATGACCTTAGATCGTCTCATTCAGGAAAGAAAGGATACCGGGCAGAAGATCGCTATCGTCCATCTCAGCGTTCTCCAGTTTAAACAAATTGCCGAATCGCTGGGCCGTATATCCGGGAATAAGCTCCTCCGCACGATTGCGGACCAATTAAAGGAAATCATCGGCCAGGAAGGTTTTCTGGGGAAGTGGAACGGATCGCAATTTATTCTTCTTCTTCCTATCTCCGATTATGATGAGGTGATTTCCCTCGTTCAAAAAGTATTGGGGGAGTTTCATCGCCATTTTAGTCTCGATCATCATCATTTTTACCTCACCCTTCGAGCGGGAATCAGTCTTTATCCCCAGGATGGAGAAGAACCTGAGCTCTTGTTTCAAAAGGCGGAACAAGCTTCTTCCTTCACCAGAGAAGTTCGAGTCCCTTACCTTCTCTACTCCTCCCAGTTTGAGGAGAAGATCCACATCCGTTTGACGGTCAGAGAGTACCTCAGGAGGGCTTTGGAAGAAAAACAGTTCTACCTGCATTATCAACCCATTGTTGATTTGCATACAGGGAAATGGATGGGGGCAGAAGCTTTGGTCCGCTGGAACCACCCTGTCTTAGGTCCTTTGGCTCCGGGTATCTTTATTCCTGTGGCTGAAGAAATGGAGTTCATCGGCCTTCTCGATGAAGAGGTAATGCGTTTGGCTTGCTTAAAACTGAGGGAGTGGGAGGAGAGGGTTCCTCCCTCTTTCCGGATGGCGATCAATCTCTCTGTTCAGGAATTTCAGGTGCGGGATCTGGTGGCGAGCGTCGATCGGATTCTTCAGGAGACCGGAGTAAGCGGTGAACAGATCGATTTGGAGATCACAGAAAGCGCCTTAATGCAGGATGCGGAGAGCTCTTTACAAAAGCTTCATGCTTTGAAGGAGCGGGGGATCCGCATCAGCCTCGATGATTTCGGCACCGGTTACTCCTCTCTCCAATATCTGCATCGTCTACCACTGGACAAGCTAAAAATCGACCGATCTTTTCTTAAGAATATTAACGGGGATGATCGGGATCGGACGATTGTCAAATCGGTTATTGATCTGGGCCATAATCTGGGATTAAAGGTACTGGCAGAGGGAATAGAGGAGGAAGAGCAGTTCCAACTCCTTAAGCGGCTTGGAAGCGATGAGGGGCAGGGAAACCTCTTTAGCCCTCCCATCCCCGGTGAAGAATGGGAAACCCGTTTCATGCGCCGGTAAGGCTCCAAAGCCACTTTAACCTTAAAAGGTGCTGTTCCATAAGTCATCATAAAATATTGCACAAAAACATACATCCCGTTCCACTTTGATGGTGGTTCGGGATGTTTTTTTATAAAAATTGGGATCGGTTATTCGATTATACTCTTTTGAGACAGTCCTTTTTCCGATGATCGGTCAATTTCTAAGTTTTGCCGTGAAGAACCATTCGTTTCCTACAGGATGGTTTCATTCAGGAGAGATGTTGAATTCGTGGCCGTCTCCGAAACTTTCTCCACCTTTACGGCGCAGGCTTTATACTGGGCTGTTCCCGAAATGGGGTCATATTCATTTAACGTAAGTTGGTTGGTAGGAACCTCGCGCCAATGGAAGCTCATGAAGAGAAGACC
The DNA window shown above is from Thermicanus aegyptius DSM 12793 and carries:
- a CDS encoding ABC-ATPase domain-containing protein; this encodes MERLRSILTRIDGRGYKAYKEMEGRYEGKGYTLLIDHVQGDPFAAPSRIRLLLPRERARLSKEMDQTPWRKVALADFLNRSVLMAIRQVGKRRGSGRSGLIRIDTPGQEMLMRTAVRLTEEQVEFRLSVGLPARGRTVLGREAIEMFLEDLPEILQKGVLERDEAALRRQLELSDQQEAIYRYLEAHKLVAFVGDGAVLPRESGISDRPMQGKGVIPFYSPPSLAVEIPIPHREKPIRGMGIPQGVTLIVGGGYHGKSTLLKAIERGVYPHIPGDGREYVLTDTTAVKIRAEDGRKITGVNLTPFIHQLPYGKETTFFTTEDASGSTSQAANILEMLEVGARLLLIDEDTSATNFMIRDARMQALVEKEKEPITPFIDRVRELYEEQGVSTLLVVGGTGDYLDVADTVILMDEYKAYDVTQKAKEVAGRLKSTRKPETTSPLHLTPRIPLPESFSALRKGREKAEAKGIFTILLGEERIDLSYCEQLVDESQTRAIANLLRLLGEEREVGRWEMNRLLVEVEKRLQEKGLEVLSPYPPGKHPGDMALPRRFEIAMAVNRLRSLRIKNP
- a CDS encoding putative bifunctional diguanylate cyclase/phosphodiesterase gives rise to the protein MGSSEVEEKLPALILDHLEEGVLLTNPKAEIIYVNTHFTRVTGYGKEEVTGKNPNILSSGIHGEDFYRQMWQKILTLGRWEGEIWNRRKNGELYLEGAMIQSIQDMEGNPRYFMAVFRDITEKKRLEEKIHQLAHYDPVTHLPNESFLTMTLDRLIQERKDTGQKIAIVHLSVLQFKQIAESLGRISGNKLLRTIADQLKEIIGQEGFLGKWNGSQFILLLPISDYDEVISLVQKVLGEFHRHFSLDHHHFYLTLRAGISLYPQDGEEPELLFQKAEQASSFTREVRVPYLLYSSQFEEKIHIRLTVREYLRRALEEKQFYLHYQPIVDLHTGKWMGAEALVRWNHPVLGPLAPGIFIPVAEEMEFIGLLDEEVMRLACLKLREWEERVPPSFRMAINLSVQEFQVRDLVASVDRILQETGVSGEQIDLEITESALMQDAESSLQKLHALKERGIRISLDDFGTGYSSLQYLHRLPLDKLKIDRSFLKNINGDDRDRTIVKSVIDLGHNLGLKVLAEGIEEEEQFQLLKRLGSDEGQGNLFSPPIPGEEWETRFMRR
- a CDS encoding HU family DNA-binding protein; this translates as MNKSELVARVAEMTGFTKKDSSKAVDAVLDAITDALKTGEKVQLIGFGNFEIRERSARKGRNPQTGEEIMISASKVPAFRPGKGLKEQIYRRTVR